Proteins from one Oncorhynchus tshawytscha isolate Ot180627B linkage group LG16, Otsh_v2.0, whole genome shotgun sequence genomic window:
- the LOC112215520 gene encoding myelin-associated neurite-outgrowth inhibitor isoform X2, which yields MNPVYNPAPTGVPYVNPKGHLVGYPAGFPGGYSAGPAYTPNMYHPGANHPAFPTGYAPGTPFKMTCSPTTGAVPPYSSSPNLYPAAVFPVRSTYPQQNPYTQQGTYYTQPLYAAPPHVIHHTTVVQSNGMPAAMYAPPMHHQSRPHNGVAMGMIAGTTMAMSAGTLLTHSPTPHQVTMPTYRHPGVPTYSYVPPQW from the exons ATGAACCCAGTGTACAACCCTGCACCAACAGGGGTCCCCTATGTCAACCCTAAGGGACATTTAGTAGGATACCCAG CTGGATTTCCTGGGGGGTACTCGGCTGGCCCTGCTTACACTCCCAACATGTACCACCCTGGAGCCAACCACCCAGCCTTCCCCACAG GTTACGCTCCGGGCACTCCTTTTAAAATGACCTGCTCGCCCACCACGGGGGCTGTCCCACCCTACTCCTCATCACCCAACCTCTATCCTGCAGCAGTCTTCCCTGTGAGGAGCACCTACCCCCAACAGAACCCCTACACAcag caaGGCACTTACTACACACAGCCTCTGTACGCAGCCCCACCCCATGTCATTCATCACACTACAGTGGTCCAGTCCAATGGGATGCCAGCAGCCATGTATGCCCCGCCCATGCATCACCAGTCCCGCCCCCACAACGGCGTAGCCATGGGGATGATAGCAGGGACCACTATGGCCATGTCAGCCG GAACTTTGTTGACGCACTCCCCGACCCCCCACCAAGTTACAATGCCCACATACCGACACCCAGGCGTGCCCACCTACAGCTATGTTCCCCCCCAGTGGTAA
- the LOC112215520 gene encoding myelin-associated neurite-outgrowth inhibitor isoform X1, whose product MNPVYNPAPTGVPYVNPKGHLVGYPAGFPGGYSAGPAYTPNMYHPGANHPAFPTGYAPGTPFKMTCSPTTGAVPPYSSSPNLYPAAVFPVRSTYPQQNPYTQQQGTYYTQPLYAAPPHVIHHTTVVQSNGMPAAMYAPPMHHQSRPHNGVAMGMIAGTTMAMSAGTLLTHSPTPHQVTMPTYRHPGVPTYSYVPPQW is encoded by the exons ATGAACCCAGTGTACAACCCTGCACCAACAGGGGTCCCCTATGTCAACCCTAAGGGACATTTAGTAGGATACCCAG CTGGATTTCCTGGGGGGTACTCGGCTGGCCCTGCTTACACTCCCAACATGTACCACCCTGGAGCCAACCACCCAGCCTTCCCCACAG GTTACGCTCCGGGCACTCCTTTTAAAATGACCTGCTCGCCCACCACGGGGGCTGTCCCACCCTACTCCTCATCACCCAACCTCTATCCTGCAGCAGTCTTCCCTGTGAGGAGCACCTACCCCCAACAGAACCCCTACACAcag cagcaaGGCACTTACTACACACAGCCTCTGTACGCAGCCCCACCCCATGTCATTCATCACACTACAGTGGTCCAGTCCAATGGGATGCCAGCAGCCATGTATGCCCCGCCCATGCATCACCAGTCCCGCCCCCACAACGGCGTAGCCATGGGGATGATAGCAGGGACCACTATGGCCATGTCAGCCG GAACTTTGTTGACGCACTCCCCGACCCCCCACCAAGTTACAATGCCCACATACCGACACCCAGGCGTGCCCACCTACAGCTATGTTCCCCCCCAGTGGTAA